DNA sequence from the Veillonellaceae bacterium genome:
AAATGCCAATTCGGAAAGATTCGACCTGTAATAGCTCCTTTTCTTTTAAAGACTTTTTAATTTTATTATCGTCCACATTACCCCAGACGCCTGCGAATTTAAAATGCGTTCTAAAATAATCTAGGACCCAGTATTCACTATAATCTCCAGCATGAATAACGAGGTCAGCTTCAGAGAACCGACAAGTAAGCCGATTTAACTGACCAAAATCTTTAGTGAAATGTGTATCGGAAGTTACAGCTATCAGCACAGAAGGTTTTTTAGTTCGATATAGAAGGAGAGCTGCTGTTCCAAAGGAATACGATTAAGCCCGCTCGATGAGGATAATACAAAATCGCTAACCCCCTCGACAACACTGTTTTTTTGAAGCCCGCACTGCGTGTCTTTTCGTTTGGCGAATTGATGATATACACCTACCCCAACATAACAGGCAAATCTTGGCTGATAGGTAGTAAGCTTTTTCTTTAATTCTTCACGACCAAGTTCATATTCTTGGCTAGTTATTTCAGCCGCAGCTCGGGTGGGGCGGGGGACGATGTTTGTTATTCCATAACCGTACTTTAATAATTGCTTATCTTCACTGGGCATTAATTTTTTGTCGGTTAATCCGGAATCATAAAGAAGCCGCCAAAACCGGTTGGAGGGTCCGGCGAAGTGGTGTCCGGTTTCAGAAGAGCGGATACTAGGATTAAACCCTATAAATAAGACTCTTAGACCGAGATCGATAATATCAGGAACTGGAATCATTCTTTCACCGCCAACGTTTAATTTCATGATTAGTTTCACCATCAAATTGGGTATTATTGCATTTCTTCTATATGTCATCAGGCCGCTATTAGAGGCGGTCATTTATATTTATGACCTGTATACATTATAGAACGGTTGTTCTATAATGTATACAGACAAATGCTCTTGTGGGATATAATGTTTCGTAGGGTAAAAGGCAGATAATGCAAATTATCCTTGGATGGTATATAATTGAAACATATTTAGTAAAAAAACTGATGTTTTAACGAATGCTTAACAGGCATATGCGTGAGTATAGAGCACTGGCTCGGATAAATAAAAAGGAGTCTTGACAATGTATAATCGCAAATCAAAAATTGCAACCGAATTTATTGACGACCAAGAGATTTTAGAGACGATTGACTTTGCTCAGAAAAATAAAAGCAATCGTGAGTTAATCGAAAGTCTTTTAGAGCGGGCAAAGGATTGCAAGGGACTAAATCACCGCGAAGCGGCAGTGCTTCTAGAGTGTGATTTAGATGATCTGAATGAAAAAATGATGTCCCTAGCACGGGAAATTAAGCAAAAATTCTACGGCAAT
Encoded proteins:
- a CDS encoding mismatch-specific DNA-glycosylase, yielding MIPVPDIIDLGLRVLFIGFNPSIRSSETGHHFAGPSNRFWRLLYDSGLTDKKLMPSEDKQLLKYGYGITNIVPRPTRAAAEITSQEYELGREELKKKLTTYQPRFACYVGVGVYHQFAKRKDTQCGLQKNSVVEGVSDFVLSSSSGLNRIPLEQQLSFYIELKNLLC
- a CDS encoding YfcE family phosphodiesterase, which codes for MLIAVTSDTHFTKDFGQLNRLTCRFSEADLVIHAGDYSEYWVLDYFRTHFKFAGVWGNVDDNKIKKSLKEKELLQVESFRIGI